aatcttttgcaGCTCAAACTCACGTACCAGATTCAACACTTGCATACCTCGAATCCTTTCATCTCCTTCATACTCAGTGTTGAGATAATTCCATACCTCTTTCGCTGATTTCAGAGACATGATACGAGTGAAGCTTTTAGATGAAACTGCAGTAAATAAGCATGCCAGTGCCTGTGATTTCCTGGTTTTCCTCTCCTTGTGAGTTTTAATCTGTGCCACCATGGGATTCTCAGGCAAGGGAGTTATCTCGTATTCATCTTCAACAACTTCCCATAGATCCAAAGCTTGCAGATATATCCGCATTCTTACTGCCCAGATTTGATAACTTTCTCCATCAAAAGTTGGTGGTGCcattgaagaaaaatttgtttCTCCGTTCATGGTATCCACTGGATCAGATTGATGCAAACACTCACAAGTCCCTTAAGAttcaagc
The nucleotide sequence above comes from Capsicum annuum cultivar UCD-10X-F1 unplaced genomic scaffold, UCD10Xv1.1 ctg69720, whole genome shotgun sequence. Encoded proteins:
- the LOC124894104 gene encoding uncharacterized protein LOC124894104, with product MAPPTFDGESYQIWAVRMRIYLQALDLWEVVEDEYEITPLPENPMVAQIKTHKERKTRKSQALACLFTAVSSKSFTRIMSLKSAKEVWNYLNTEYEGDERIRGMQVLNLVREFELQKIKKSETIKEYSDRLLNLANRIRLLGSAFNDSRIVEKILVTAPERFEATITTLENTKDLSKITLVELLSVFKAQEQQRVMRQGGAIEGALPSKHHDDGCSKKKKKNKNNQPTDE